The following are from one region of the Penaeus vannamei isolate JL-2024 chromosome 28, ASM4276789v1, whole genome shotgun sequence genome:
- the LOC113803938 gene encoding uncharacterized protein isoform X5 encodes MASRAPRMLAVLLVLLAGTASGIKFKGFGGGGGKKGGGGGGYGGGRPVYLIPVKIPIYQPYSGHGLGGGYGGGGHGGGFGGGGFGGGGFGGGGYGGGGFGGGHGGGFGGGHGGGFGGGHGGGFGGGLGGGGGYGGGGFGGGHGGGFGGGHGGGFDGGHGGGFGGGHGGGGFGGGGYGGGGHGGGIGGGHGDGGVFLDGGGLGGGHGGGGGYGGGGHGGGFGGGHGGGFGGGLGGGHGGGFIDDHGHGGGGGGYGGGGGHGGGFGGGFGDGGHGGGFAAGFSNGGGGVVTSSHGGGGGGYHK; translated from the exons GCTTCTCGCGCCCCCAGGATGCTGGCGGTGCTCCTGGTGCTCCTCGCAGGGACAGCTTCCGGGATCAAGTTCAAGGGcttcggaggcggcggcggcaagaagggcggcggcggcggaggctacGGAGGTGGGCGGCCCGTCTATCTGATCCCCGTGAAGATCCCCATCTACCAGCCGTACAGCGGGCACGGCCTCGGGGGCGGGTACGGCGGGGGCGGGCACGGAGGTGGATTCGGTGGGGGTGGATTCGGTGGGGGAGGATTCGGTGGGGGTGGTTATGGAGGAGGTGGATTTGGAGGCGGTCACGGAGGTGGATTCGGCGGGGGACAtggaggtggatttggaggcGGTCACGGAGGTGGATTCGGAGGTggcttaggaggaggaggaggatatggcggTGGTGGATTCGGAGGCGGTCACGGAGGTGGATTCGGCGGCGGTCACGGAGGTGGATTTGACGGCGGTCACGGAGGTGGATTCGGTGGAGGCCATGGAGGAGGTGGattcggaggaggaggatatggaggaggtggCCATGGAGGTGGAATCGGAGGTGGACACGGCGATGGTGGCGTATTCCTAGATGGAGGTGGACTCGGAGGCGgccatggaggaggaggtggttatggaggaggaggacacggaggTGGATTCGGAGGAGGACACGGAGGTGGATTCGGAGGTGGATTAGGAGGCGGACACGGAGGTGGATTCATTGACGACCACGGGCAtggcggcggaggaggtggatacggaggtggaggtggacatGGAG GTGGATTCGGAGGTGGATTCGGAGACGGTGGTCACGGAGGTGGATTCGCGGCCGGATTCTCGAATGGCGGAG GCGGAGTGGTGACCTCATCTcacggaggaggtggtggag gaTACCACAAGTAG
- the LOC113803938 gene encoding uncharacterized protein isoform X3, whose protein sequence is MASRAPRMLAVLLVLLAGTASGIKFKGFGGGGGKKGGGGGGYGGGRPVYLIPVKIPIYQPYSGHGLGGGYGGGGHGGGFGGGGFGGGGFGGGGYGGGGFGGGHGGGFGGGHGGGFGGGHGGGFGGGLGGGGGYGGGGFGGGHGGGFGGGHGGGFDGGHGGGFGGGHGGGGFGGGGYGGGGHGGGIGGGHGDGGVFLDGGGLGGGHGGGGGYGGGGHGGGFGGGHGGGFGGGLGGGHGGGFIDDHGHGGGGGGYGGGGGHGGGIGGGHGGGFGGGFGDGGHGGGFAAGFSNGGGGVVTSSHGGGGGGYHK, encoded by the exons GCTTCTCGCGCCCCCAGGATGCTGGCGGTGCTCCTGGTGCTCCTCGCAGGGACAGCTTCCGGGATCAAGTTCAAGGGcttcggaggcggcggcggcaagaagggcggcggcggcggaggctacGGAGGTGGGCGGCCCGTCTATCTGATCCCCGTGAAGATCCCCATCTACCAGCCGTACAGCGGGCACGGCCTCGGGGGCGGGTACGGCGGGGGCGGGCACGGAGGTGGATTCGGTGGGGGTGGATTCGGTGGGGGAGGATTCGGTGGGGGTGGTTATGGAGGAGGTGGATTTGGAGGCGGTCACGGAGGTGGATTCGGCGGGGGACAtggaggtggatttggaggcGGTCACGGAGGTGGATTCGGAGGTggcttaggaggaggaggaggatatggcggTGGTGGATTCGGAGGCGGTCACGGAGGTGGATTCGGCGGCGGTCACGGAGGTGGATTTGACGGCGGTCACGGAGGTGGATTCGGTGGAGGCCATGGAGGAGGTGGattcggaggaggaggatatggaggaggtggCCATGGAGGTGGAATCGGAGGTGGACACGGCGATGGTGGCGTATTCCTAGATGGAGGTGGACTCGGAGGCGgccatggaggaggaggtggttatggaggaggaggacacggaggTGGATTCGGAGGAGGACACGGAGGTGGATTCGGAGGTGGATTAGGAGGCGGACACGGAGGTGGATTCATTGACGACCACGGGCAtggcggcggaggaggtggatacggaggtggag GTGGACATGGAGGTGGAATCGGAGGTGGACACGGAGGTGGATTCGGAGGTGGATTCGGAGACGGTGGTCACGGAGGTGGATTCGCGGCCGGATTCTCGAATGGCGGAG GCGGAGTGGTGACCTCATCTcacggaggaggtggtggag gaTACCACAAGTAG
- the LOC113803938 gene encoding uncharacterized protein isoform X1 has product MASRAPRMLAVLLVLLAGTASGIKFKGFGGGGGKKGGGGGGYGGGRPVYLIPVKIPIYQPYSGHGLGGGYGGGGHGGGFGGGGFGGGGFGGGGYGGGGFGGGHGGGFGGGHGGGFGGGHGGGFGGGLGGGGGYGGGGFGGGHGGGFGGGHGGGFDGGHGGGFGGGHGGGGFGGGGYGGGGHGGGIGGGHGDGGVFLDGGGLGGGHGGGGGYGGGGHGGGFGGGHGGGFGGGLGGGHGGGFIDDHGHGGGGGGYGGGGGHGGGIGGGHGGGFGGGLGGGHGGGFIDDHGLGGGGGGYGGGHGGGIGGGHGGGFGGGFGDGGHGGGFAAGFSNGGGGVVTSSHGGGGGGYHK; this is encoded by the exons GCTTCTCGCGCCCCCAGGATGCTGGCGGTGCTCCTGGTGCTCCTCGCAGGGACAGCTTCCGGGATCAAGTTCAAGGGcttcggaggcggcggcggcaagaagggcggcggcggcggaggctacGGAGGTGGGCGGCCCGTCTATCTGATCCCCGTGAAGATCCCCATCTACCAGCCGTACAGCGGGCACGGCCTCGGGGGCGGGTACGGCGGGGGCGGGCACGGAGGTGGATTCGGTGGGGGTGGATTCGGTGGGGGAGGATTCGGTGGGGGTGGTTATGGAGGAGGTGGATTTGGAGGCGGTCACGGAGGTGGATTCGGCGGGGGACAtggaggtggatttggaggcGGTCACGGAGGTGGATTCGGAGGTggcttaggaggaggaggaggatatggcggTGGTGGATTCGGAGGCGGTCACGGAGGTGGATTCGGCGGCGGTCACGGAGGTGGATTTGACGGCGGTCACGGAGGTGGATTCGGTGGAGGCCATGGAGGAGGTGGattcggaggaggaggatatggaggaggtggCCATGGAGGTGGAATCGGAGGTGGACACGGCGATGGTGGCGTATTCCTAGATGGAGGTGGACTCGGAGGCGgccatggaggaggaggtggttatggaggaggaggacacggaggTGGATTCGGAGGAGGACACGGAGGTGGATTCGGAGGTGGATTAGGAGGCGGACACGGAGGTGGATTCATTGACGACCACGGGCAtggcggcggaggaggtggatacggaggtggaggtggacatGGAGGTGGAATCGGAGGTGGACATGGAGGTGGATTCGGAGGTGGAttaggaggaggacatggaggtgGATTCATTGATGACCACGGgcttggaggcggaggaggtggatacGGAGGTGGACATGGAGGTGGAATCGGAGGTGGACACGGAGGTGGATTCGGAGGTGGATTCGGAGACGGTGGTCACGGAGGTGGATTCGCGGCCGGATTCTCGAATGGCGGAG GCGGAGTGGTGACCTCATCTcacggaggaggtggtggag gaTACCACAAGTAG
- the LOC113803938 gene encoding uncharacterized protein isoform X4, with product MASRAPRMLAVLLVLLAGTASGIKFKGFGGGGGKKGGGGGGYGGGRPVYLIPVKIPIYQPYSGHGLGGGYGGGGHGGGFGGGGFGGGGFGGGGYGGGGFGGGHGGGFGGGHGGGFGGGHGGGFGGGLGGGGGYGGGGFGGGHGGGFGGGHGGGFDGGHGGGFGGGHGGGGFGGGGYGGGGHGGGIGGGHGDGGVFLDGGGLGGGHGGGGGYGGGGHGGGFGGGHGGGFGGGLGGGHGGGFIDDHGHGGGGGGYGGGGGHGGGIGGGHGGGFGGGFGDGGHGGGFAAGFSNGGGGVVTSSHGGGGGGYHK from the exons GCTTCTCGCGCCCCCAGGATGCTGGCGGTGCTCCTGGTGCTCCTCGCAGGGACAGCTTCCGGGATCAAGTTCAAGGGcttcggaggcggcggcggcaagaagggcggcggcggcggaggctacGGAGGTGGGCGGCCCGTCTATCTGATCCCCGTGAAGATCCCCATCTACCAGCCGTACAGCGGGCACGGCCTCGGGGGCGGGTACGGCGGGGGCGGGCACGGAGGTGGATTCGGTGGGGGTGGATTCGGTGGGGGAGGATTCGGTGGGGGTGGTTATGGAGGAGGTGGATTTGGAGGCGGTCACGGAGGTGGATTCGGCGGGGGACAtggaggtggatttggaggcGGTCACGGAGGTGGATTCGGAGGTggcttaggaggaggaggaggatatggcggTGGTGGATTCGGAGGCGGTCACGGAGGTGGATTCGGCGGCGGTCACGGAGGTGGATTTGACGGCGGTCACGGAGGTGGATTCGGTGGAGGCCATGGAGGAGGTGGattcggaggaggaggatatggaggaggtggCCATGGAGGTGGAATCGGAGGTGGACACGGCGATGGTGGCGTATTCCTAGATGGAGGTGGACTCGGAGGCGgccatggaggaggaggtggttatggaggaggaggacacggaggTGGATTCGGAGGAGGACACGGAGGTGGATTCGGAGGTGGATTAGGAGGCGGACACGGAGGTGGATTCATTGACGACCACGGGCAtggcggcggaggaggtggatacggaggtggaggtggacatGGAGGTGGAATCGGAG gaggacatggag GTGGATTCGGAGGTGGATTCGGAGACGGTGGTCACGGAGGTGGATTCGCGGCCGGATTCTCGAATGGCGGAG GCGGAGTGGTGACCTCATCTcacggaggaggtggtggag gaTACCACAAGTAG
- the LOC113803938 gene encoding uncharacterized protein isoform X2, translating into MASRAPRMLAVLLVLLAGTASGIKFKGFGGGGGKKGGGGGGYGGGRPVYLIPVKIPIYQPYSGHGLGGGYGGGGHGGGFGGGGFGGGGFGGGGYGGGGFGGGHGGGFGGGHGGGFGGGHGGGFGGGLGGGGGYGGGGFGGGHGGGFGGGHGGGFDGGHGGGFGGGHGGGGFGGGGYGGGGHGGGIGGGHGDGGVFLDGGGLGGGHGGGGGYGGGGHGGGFGGGHGGGFGGGLGGGHGGGFIDDHGHGGGGGGYGGGGGHGGGIGGGHGGGFGGGLGGGHGGGFGGGFGDGGHGGGFAAGFSNGGGGVVTSSHGGGGGGYHK; encoded by the exons GCTTCTCGCGCCCCCAGGATGCTGGCGGTGCTCCTGGTGCTCCTCGCAGGGACAGCTTCCGGGATCAAGTTCAAGGGcttcggaggcggcggcggcaagaagggcggcggcggcggaggctacGGAGGTGGGCGGCCCGTCTATCTGATCCCCGTGAAGATCCCCATCTACCAGCCGTACAGCGGGCACGGCCTCGGGGGCGGGTACGGCGGGGGCGGGCACGGAGGTGGATTCGGTGGGGGTGGATTCGGTGGGGGAGGATTCGGTGGGGGTGGTTATGGAGGAGGTGGATTTGGAGGCGGTCACGGAGGTGGATTCGGCGGGGGACAtggaggtggatttggaggcGGTCACGGAGGTGGATTCGGAGGTggcttaggaggaggaggaggatatggcggTGGTGGATTCGGAGGCGGTCACGGAGGTGGATTCGGCGGCGGTCACGGAGGTGGATTTGACGGCGGTCACGGAGGTGGATTCGGTGGAGGCCATGGAGGAGGTGGattcggaggaggaggatatggaggaggtggCCATGGAGGTGGAATCGGAGGTGGACACGGCGATGGTGGCGTATTCCTAGATGGAGGTGGACTCGGAGGCGgccatggaggaggaggtggttatggaggaggaggacacggaggTGGATTCGGAGGAGGACACGGAGGTGGATTCGGAGGTGGATTAGGAGGCGGACACGGAGGTGGATTCATTGACGACCACGGGCAtggcggcggaggaggtggatacggaggtggaggtggacatGGAGGTGGAATCGGAGGTGGACATGGAGGTGGATTCGGAGGTGGAttaggaggaggacatggag GTGGATTCGGAGGTGGATTCGGAGACGGTGGTCACGGAGGTGGATTCGCGGCCGGATTCTCGAATGGCGGAG GCGGAGTGGTGACCTCATCTcacggaggaggtggtggag gaTACCACAAGTAG